From a single Cyclobacterium marinum DSM 745 genomic region:
- a CDS encoding 3-hydroxyacyl-CoA dehydrogenase/enoyl-CoA hydratase family protein, which translates to MKKSIKRVAVLGSGIMGSRIACHFANIGVEVLLLDIVPKAPNEKESKKGLSIESKEVRNRIVNDALNSTLRAKPSPIYDKEFVNRITTGNFEDDLPKIEQYDWVIEVIIENLEIKQGLYEKVEKYRTPGTLVTSNTSGIPIHLMSDNRSQDFQENFAGTHFFNPPRYLRLFEIIPGPKTKPEVIDFLMDYGDRFLGKETVLCKDTPAFIANRVGVYAIISAIHTIEKQGLSVSEVDKLTGTIIGRAKSATFRTLDVVGLDTTVHVANNLYKVLEHDESRDRFKLPKSVEVLNENKWYGDKSGKGFFQMIRHEDGRKELKEIDFQSYEYKPVEKPKFKALEASKGIDDLKERIKFLVNFDDKAGKFYRAIFYDLFRYCSFRIPEIADELYRIDQAVSAGFGWEYGPFENWDILGANATVKAMEEAGEKPADWVYEMLAAGHTSFYKVENGKKHYYDIPSKSYKPIPGLESFLLLDTLKAANKKIWGNEGATLYDLGDEVIGLEFHTKMNSLGQEVVEGINTAITMAEKSYKGLVIGNEGGNFSAGANLAMLYMYAGDQDFDEINLMIAQFQDTMLRARFSSVPVVVAPHNMALGGGCELSLHADAVQAHAELYMGLVEVGVGLIPAGGGTKEMTMRFSKNIEPGDVELNRLQETFMNIATAKVSTSAAEAYNMGYLEQKDAITINRKRQLAEAKEKVIALYDAGYTQPIERKDIKVLGKSSLALFETGISGMRYGAYISEHDAKIAQKLAWIMSGGDLSSPTEVSERYLLDLEREAFLSLTGEKKTLERIHSILFKGKPLRN; encoded by the coding sequence ATGAAAAAAAGCATAAAGAGAGTTGCCGTTTTAGGTTCCGGAATAATGGGGTCGAGGATTGCTTGTCATTTCGCCAATATAGGGGTTGAAGTTTTGCTTTTGGATATCGTACCCAAAGCACCCAATGAAAAAGAATCGAAGAAAGGATTAAGCATTGAAAGTAAAGAAGTACGCAATAGGATAGTGAATGATGCCCTAAATAGTACATTGCGCGCTAAACCATCTCCAATTTATGACAAAGAATTCGTCAATCGAATTACCACTGGTAATTTTGAAGATGATTTGCCTAAAATTGAGCAATATGATTGGGTCATTGAAGTCATTATTGAAAACCTAGAGATCAAGCAAGGCCTCTACGAAAAAGTAGAGAAATATAGAACTCCTGGCACCCTTGTTACTTCAAATACCTCAGGTATACCTATTCACCTAATGAGTGACAATAGGTCTCAAGATTTCCAGGAGAATTTTGCCGGAACGCACTTTTTTAATCCACCCAGATACCTGCGATTGTTTGAAATTATTCCGGGTCCAAAAACCAAACCTGAAGTAATTGACTTCTTGATGGATTATGGAGATAGATTTTTAGGCAAAGAAACAGTCTTGTGTAAAGATACACCTGCCTTTATTGCCAATAGGGTAGGAGTTTATGCCATTATCTCTGCAATCCATACCATAGAAAAACAAGGGTTAAGTGTATCGGAGGTTGATAAGCTCACCGGAACCATCATAGGAAGGGCCAAATCAGCTACTTTTAGAACCTTAGACGTGGTTGGCTTAGATACTACCGTTCATGTGGCCAATAACCTTTATAAGGTGCTAGAACACGATGAATCAAGAGATCGTTTTAAATTGCCTAAAAGTGTTGAAGTACTAAATGAAAACAAATGGTATGGAGACAAGAGTGGCAAAGGATTTTTTCAGATGATCAGGCATGAGGATGGTCGAAAAGAACTGAAGGAAATAGATTTTCAGAGCTACGAATACAAACCCGTAGAAAAGCCCAAATTTAAAGCATTAGAAGCATCAAAAGGTATTGATGATTTGAAAGAAAGAATCAAATTTTTGGTCAATTTTGATGACAAAGCAGGAAAATTTTATCGGGCAATCTTTTATGATTTATTCCGTTATTGTTCATTTAGAATTCCTGAAATTGCAGATGAATTGTATAGAATTGACCAAGCGGTAAGTGCAGGATTTGGTTGGGAATATGGTCCATTTGAAAATTGGGATATTTTAGGAGCAAATGCTACGGTTAAAGCGATGGAAGAAGCCGGTGAAAAGCCTGCTGATTGGGTTTATGAAATGTTAGCGGCCGGACATACTAGCTTTTATAAGGTAGAAAATGGTAAAAAGCATTATTATGACATCCCTTCAAAATCATACAAACCCATACCAGGCTTAGAATCATTTTTATTACTTGACACACTAAAAGCCGCAAACAAGAAAATATGGGGAAATGAAGGAGCCACCTTATATGACCTAGGTGATGAGGTTATAGGTTTGGAGTTTCATACAAAAATGAATTCCTTAGGCCAGGAGGTAGTTGAAGGTATAAATACAGCCATTACCATGGCTGAAAAGTCATATAAAGGTTTGGTCATAGGAAATGAAGGTGGCAATTTCTCAGCAGGGGCAAATCTTGCCATGTTGTACATGTATGCAGGAGATCAGGATTTTGATGAAATAAATCTGATGATAGCGCAATTCCAAGATACTATGCTTAGGGCAAGGTTTTCTTCAGTGCCAGTGGTGGTTGCCCCTCATAATATGGCCTTGGGTGGTGGATGTGAATTGTCATTGCATGCAGATGCAGTTCAAGCTCACGCAGAACTTTATATGGGATTAGTAGAAGTAGGTGTAGGATTGATTCCTGCAGGTGGGGGTACAAAAGAAATGACCATGAGATTTTCGAAGAACATTGAACCTGGGGATGTGGAACTAAATCGACTTCAGGAAACATTCATGAACATTGCAACGGCCAAGGTTTCCACTTCAGCTGCTGAAGCCTATAACATGGGTTACCTTGAACAAAAAGATGCCATAACGATCAATAGAAAGCGTCAATTGGCTGAAGCCAAAGAAAAGGTGATTGCCCTTTATGATGCAGGTTATACCCAGCCCATAGAAAGGAAGGATATAAAAGTCTTAGGAAAATCTTCCTTGGCCCTATTTGAAACCGGAATTTCAGGCATGCGCTATGGCGCTTATATTTCGGAACATGATGCTAAAATTGCACAAAAACTAGCTTGGATAATGAGTGGGGGAGATTTATCTTCTCCCACAGAAGTAAGTGAAAGGTATTTGTTGGATTTGGAACGAGAAGCATTTCTTAGTCTAACAGGTGAAAAGAAAACTTTGGAAAGAATTCATAGTATTCTTTTTAAAGGGAAACCTTTAAGGAATTAA
- the msrB gene encoding peptide-methionine (R)-S-oxide reductase MsrB, with product MNWNDVIRYANNGNLKPDRRIEKTDAEWKKLLTEEEYRVTRQKGTERAFSSDVCSSFEPGIYACVCCGTLLFDASEKFESGTGWPSFTQPIKDNAVAHHKDTSFGMVRVETTCNTCDAHLGHVFPDGPAPSGLRFCMNAVSLKKVEASDEVPG from the coding sequence ATGAATTGGAACGACGTTATACGCTATGCCAACAATGGCAATTTAAAACCTGATCGTAGAATAGAAAAAACCGATGCCGAGTGGAAAAAACTATTAACCGAGGAGGAATACAGAGTAACAAGGCAAAAAGGTACCGAAAGGGCCTTTAGTTCTGATGTTTGCAGTTCTTTTGAGCCCGGAATCTATGCCTGTGTATGTTGCGGAACCTTACTTTTTGATGCAAGTGAGAAATTTGAGAGCGGTACCGGCTGGCCATCATTTACCCAACCGATAAAAGACAACGCTGTAGCCCATCACAAGGACACTAGCTTTGGAATGGTGCGCGTAGAAACTACTTGTAACACTTGTGACGCTCATCTTGGACATGTTTTTCCTGATGGACCGGCTCCAAGTGGCTTAAGGTTTTGCATGAATGCCGTTTCTCTAAAAAAAGTGGAAGCTAGTGATGAAGTTCCAGGGTAA
- a CDS encoding DinB family protein: MNSPEAWLSGPIPNIPFMLQPAAHALLQLDKELKECLVDFPDDLLWQTVAGRASVGFHLQHLYGVADRLITYAQGSALSEEQFDFLKNEKTAQSNLSTERLVERFSEKIQNLLHIFSRTSENELKQKRTVGRKKLPSTVMGLYFHIAEHSQRHFGQLLVTASVLRNRQ; this comes from the coding sequence ATGAATTCACCAGAAGCTTGGCTAAGTGGCCCTATTCCAAACATTCCCTTTATGCTCCAACCTGCTGCACATGCATTGTTGCAGTTGGATAAGGAGTTAAAGGAATGTTTGGTTGACTTTCCTGACGATCTTCTTTGGCAAACTGTGGCCGGTAGGGCTAGTGTTGGCTTTCATTTACAACACCTTTACGGGGTGGCAGACCGATTGATAACCTATGCACAAGGTTCAGCATTGTCTGAGGAACAATTTGATTTTTTGAAGAATGAGAAAACTGCTCAATCTAATCTCTCCACTGAACGCCTTGTAGAGCGTTTTAGTGAAAAAATACAGAACTTACTTCATATTTTCAGCCGGACCAGCGAAAATGAGTTGAAACAAAAACGAACCGTAGGAAGAAAAAAGCTGCCATCTACCGTTATGGGATTATACTTTCATATTGCAGAACATTCACAACGACATTTCGGACAATTACTGGTAACAGCGAGTGTGCTTAGAAATAGGCAATAG
- a CDS encoding Xaa-Pro dipeptidyl-peptidase — protein sequence MIYHKLHPFSIKFFGIACYIFLTLFSSKVYPQELAYPEFENGEAQEVKAFKDPGKWIRHDLWVETDFDSDADGKMDRMHVAVTRPYQTEYEGLKLPVIYISSPYFTGVAPNVPGLFWDVKHELGKPPKERAHPEVKTIYKRPHISDSHIREWVPRGYIVVHSSSPGTGLSQGAPTVGGKNESLAPKAVIEWLCGRRAGYTSIDGNEKVEAFWSTGKVGMTGTSYNGTIPLAAATTGVEGLEAIIPIAPNTSYYHYYRSNGLVRSPGGYLGEDIDVLYDFIHSGDTAMRARNNARIRDKEMRKGMDRETGDFNDFWLGKDYLYQMEPMKAALLMSHGFNDWNVMPEHSNRIYQKAVKMGIPSQLYYHQDGHGGPPPFSMMNRWFTRYLHGIENGVENDPKVWIVRENDPHEKPTPYEAFPNPDASEVNLYLNGNAPGRGSLVLVNNNIERIETLEDNYSFDGAALAQAEHTDHRLIYLTPELKEDIHLSGTAEITIKLSSSKPAANLSVWLVSLPWNTSNKAKITDNIITRGWADPQNHASERKGKPLKPGKFYSMTFPLQPDDQIIPKGQKIALMIFSSDKEFTVWPEPGTKIAVDLGSTVLKLPVVGGPKVLENSFSQP from the coding sequence ATGATCTACCATAAGCTACATCCATTCAGCATCAAATTCTTTGGAATTGCATGTTATATATTCCTAACCCTATTTTCGAGCAAGGTCTACCCCCAAGAGCTTGCATACCCCGAATTCGAAAATGGGGAGGCCCAGGAAGTGAAGGCTTTTAAGGATCCCGGGAAATGGATTCGTCATGACCTTTGGGTGGAAACAGACTTTGATAGTGATGCAGATGGAAAGATGGATCGCATGCATGTAGCTGTGACGCGACCTTATCAAACTGAGTATGAAGGATTAAAGCTCCCTGTAATCTACATTTCAAGCCCCTATTTTACTGGTGTGGCGCCTAATGTTCCGGGTTTATTTTGGGATGTTAAACATGAATTGGGTAAGCCCCCCAAAGAGCGTGCGCATCCGGAAGTAAAAACAATCTATAAAAGACCTCACATTTCTGATTCCCATATCCGGGAATGGGTTCCCAGAGGATATATTGTGGTTCATTCATCTTCTCCCGGAACAGGCTTGTCTCAAGGAGCTCCCACAGTAGGTGGGAAAAATGAGTCTCTAGCCCCAAAAGCTGTGATTGAATGGTTATGCGGTCGAAGAGCTGGATATACCAGCATTGATGGCAATGAAAAAGTTGAAGCGTTTTGGTCTACAGGAAAAGTAGGGATGACTGGAACCTCCTACAACGGAACAATACCCTTAGCCGCTGCCACCACCGGAGTGGAAGGTTTAGAGGCCATTATCCCTATTGCCCCCAATACTTCTTATTACCATTATTACCGATCAAATGGCCTTGTTCGCTCTCCCGGAGGTTATTTGGGAGAGGATATCGATGTACTATATGATTTTATTCATAGTGGGGACACGGCCATGAGGGCGCGCAATAATGCACGGATAAGAGATAAAGAAATGAGAAAAGGGATGGATCGTGAAACAGGGGATTTCAATGATTTTTGGTTGGGCAAAGACTACCTATATCAGATGGAACCTATGAAGGCAGCACTGCTTATGTCTCACGGTTTCAATGATTGGAATGTAATGCCGGAACATAGCAATAGAATATATCAAAAGGCTGTAAAAATGGGTATCCCATCTCAGCTTTACTATCACCAAGATGGACACGGTGGGCCTCCTCCTTTTTCTATGATGAATCGTTGGTTTACAAGATATTTACATGGTATAGAAAATGGAGTTGAAAATGATCCAAAGGTTTGGATTGTACGTGAAAATGATCCTCATGAAAAACCTACTCCCTATGAAGCTTTTCCTAATCCTGACGCATCTGAAGTTAATCTTTATCTAAATGGAAATGCCCCTGGTAGAGGTAGTTTGGTATTGGTAAATAATAATATTGAAAGAATTGAGACCCTTGAAGATAATTATTCATTTGATGGCGCAGCCCTGGCTCAAGCGGAGCATACCGATCACCGTTTAATCTACCTTACACCCGAATTAAAGGAGGATATCCACTTATCCGGCACCGCTGAGATTACCATTAAGCTTTCTTCAAGTAAACCTGCTGCCAATTTATCTGTATGGCTGGTCTCTTTACCTTGGAATACCTCCAACAAGGCTAAAATTACTGACAACATTATAACCAGAGGATGGGCAGATCCTCAAAACCATGCCTCTGAGCGAAAAGGAAAACCCTTGAAACCAGGAAAATTCTATTCCATGACCTTTCCCCTTCAGCCCGATGATCAGATTATTCCCAAGGGTCAGAAAATAGCTTTGATGATCTTTTCCAGCGACAAAGAATTTACTGTTTGGCCAGAACCGGGAACGAAAATAGCTGTAGACCTTGGTAGCACTGTTCTTAAGTTGCCGGTGGTAGGTGGGCCAAAGGTCTTAGAAAATAGTTTTTCTCAACCATAA
- a CDS encoding thiolase family protein, protein MEAYIINGYRSAVGKAKKGGFRFYRSDDLAADIIKHLIDNVPGLEPKMVDDLIVGNAVPEAEQGMQIGRMISLLALSEDTPGFTINRYCGSGLEAIALATAKIKSGMADCIIAGGTESMSLVPMMGYKTVLNHKIATEFPSYYLSMGLTAEELAKDFNITREDSDEFAVKSHEKAIRAIKEGRFKDEIVPVEVEETYLDDSLKRKTRKYVVDTDEGPRPGTTMEVLANLKPVFKNGGQVTAGNSSQTSDGASFVVVMSERMMKDLGLEPMARLASYSVGGVEPRIMGMGPKIAVPKALKQAGLSLNDIDLIELNEAFATQALGVIRSLDFNPDIVNVNGGAVALGHPLGCTGAKLSVQMINELKKRQGIYGLVTACVGGGQGVAGIIELL, encoded by the coding sequence ATGGAAGCATATATTATCAATGGCTATAGATCTGCAGTAGGAAAGGCAAAAAAAGGAGGCTTTCGGTTTTATAGATCAGATGACCTTGCAGCAGATATAATCAAACACCTAATTGACAATGTTCCCGGGTTGGAACCCAAAATGGTGGATGACCTAATTGTAGGCAATGCAGTACCGGAAGCAGAACAGGGCATGCAAATAGGAAGAATGATTTCGCTTTTGGCATTATCGGAAGACACTCCCGGCTTTACCATTAACAGGTATTGTGGATCAGGTTTAGAAGCAATAGCTTTGGCTACGGCCAAAATAAAATCAGGAATGGCAGATTGCATCATTGCAGGTGGCACTGAATCGATGTCTTTGGTACCAATGATGGGTTACAAAACCGTTTTAAATCATAAAATAGCCACCGAATTTCCAAGTTATTATTTAAGTATGGGCCTAACAGCAGAAGAGCTGGCCAAAGACTTTAACATTACCAGAGAAGACTCGGATGAATTTGCTGTTAAATCGCATGAAAAAGCAATTAGGGCAATAAAAGAAGGAAGGTTTAAGGATGAGATTGTTCCGGTAGAAGTAGAAGAAACCTATCTGGATGATTCACTTAAAAGGAAAACAAGGAAATACGTTGTAGATACAGATGAAGGACCAAGGCCGGGAACAACGATGGAAGTTTTGGCCAATTTAAAACCCGTTTTTAAAAATGGCGGTCAGGTCACTGCAGGAAACTCCTCTCAAACTTCAGATGGAGCATCTTTCGTAGTAGTAATGTCAGAGCGAATGATGAAGGATTTGGGCTTAGAGCCTATGGCTAGACTGGCCTCTTACAGTGTAGGTGGAGTGGAGCCAAGAATCATGGGAATGGGACCAAAAATAGCTGTGCCCAAAGCCCTAAAACAGGCCGGGTTGAGTTTGAATGATATAGATCTGATTGAGTTAAACGAAGCCTTTGCTACCCAAGCCTTGGGAGTAATTCGTTCATTAGACTTTAATCCGGACATAGTAAATGTAAATGGTGGCGCAGTGGCACTTGGACATCCTTTGGGCTGTACAGGAGCAAAACTTTCTGTACAAATGATTAATGAATTGAAAAAAAGGCAGGGGATATATGGTCTTGTGACAGCCTGTGTAGGAGGGGGACAAGGCGTAGCAGGCATAATTGAATTGCTTTAA
- a CDS encoding glycosyl-4,4'-diaponeurosporenoate acyltransferase CrtO family protein, with product MINLCVTGIFAFPGFVFPTNKLLPEKYYEIKSPETLIYWYNVLGVKYFRKLLILFFWGKRANKKRYFDGTKTGLKQLTYQSRQSEFGHMGALMILLIVSFIFLIPGNFLLVLFTLLINLIGNFYPVILQRYHRIRIQRIIAKH from the coding sequence ATGATCAATTTATGCGTCACAGGTATATTTGCATTTCCAGGATTTGTTTTTCCCACCAACAAACTATTGCCGGAAAAATACTATGAAATTAAAAGTCCGGAAACTTTAATTTACTGGTACAATGTATTAGGAGTGAAGTACTTTCGAAAACTTTTGATCTTGTTTTTTTGGGGCAAAAGGGCTAACAAAAAAAGATATTTTGATGGGACAAAAACTGGGTTGAAACAATTAACTTATCAATCCAGACAATCGGAATTTGGGCATATGGGGGCTTTAATGATTTTATTAATTGTAAGCTTTATATTCTTAATCCCCGGTAATTTTTTGTTGGTTTTGTTTACTCTCCTTATCAATTTAATTGGAAATTTTTACCCGGTAATCTTGCAACGCTATCATAGAATTAGGATTCAAAGAATAATAGCTAAGCATTAA
- a CDS encoding acyl-CoA dehydrogenase family protein: MEKINEKNALNGGEFLIKETQASAVFIPEEFSEEQKMMAQACQDFLDMEITPKMEEIDSMKNPELVPSILKKAGDLGLLGISIPEEYGGLGMSFNTSMLIADIIGAAGSFSTTYGAHSGIGTLPVLYYGTEEQKKKYLPKLANADWAACYCLTEPDAGSDANSGKTKASLNEEGTHYLINGQKMWISNAGFADFFIVFAKIDDDKNLSAFLVEKTFGGITMNEEEKKMGIKGSSTRQVFFNDCPVPVENLLSERGNGFKIAVNILNIGRIKLGAGVLGGCRTILGYSIQYSAERKQFGQAINSFGAIQAKLAEMAVKTYACESLCYRAGQDIEDRIDALIKEGMEPNKAKLKGVEQFAIECAIAKVHGSEVLDYVTDQGVQIYGGMGYSADAPMERAFRDARISRIYEGTNEINRILMVGMLLKRAMKGEIDILGPAMEVSKELTSVPSFGSTDSSQPLSIEKETLKKLKKVFLMIGGKAAQDLGSKMEEEQEIMMNLADIMIEIYAAESTLLRTENLLFKEGEEAVKFQLAATKIYLYEAVEKIQSAGKEAIMSFTKGDEQKMLLMGLKRFTKYDNVNTKFLRREIASALISKGKYFFFHA; this comes from the coding sequence ATGGAAAAAATTAATGAAAAAAATGCACTAAACGGCGGAGAGTTCCTAATTAAAGAAACTCAGGCAAGCGCTGTATTTATACCGGAAGAATTTAGTGAAGAACAGAAAATGATGGCACAAGCCTGTCAGGATTTTTTAGACATGGAAATCACTCCAAAAATGGAAGAGATTGATAGTATGAAAAATCCGGAACTTGTCCCATCTATCTTAAAGAAAGCAGGAGATTTGGGTTTGCTAGGCATCTCTATTCCTGAAGAATATGGTGGATTAGGCATGAGTTTCAATACTTCGATGTTGATCGCTGATATCATTGGAGCTGCAGGATCATTTTCTACTACATATGGAGCCCATTCGGGAATTGGTACCCTGCCTGTTCTTTACTATGGGACAGAAGAGCAAAAAAAGAAATACCTTCCCAAATTAGCCAATGCCGATTGGGCGGCTTGTTATTGTCTAACAGAACCGGATGCAGGTTCAGATGCCAATAGTGGAAAAACTAAAGCCAGCCTAAATGAAGAAGGTACCCACTACCTGATCAATGGTCAAAAAATGTGGATATCAAATGCTGGTTTTGCTGACTTTTTTATAGTTTTTGCAAAGATAGATGATGACAAAAACCTTTCAGCATTCCTGGTTGAAAAGACTTTCGGTGGCATTACCATGAATGAGGAAGAGAAAAAAATGGGGATCAAAGGAAGTTCCACGCGTCAGGTATTTTTTAATGATTGTCCTGTCCCTGTAGAGAACTTGCTTTCTGAAAGAGGAAATGGATTTAAAATCGCCGTAAATATTCTGAATATTGGTAGGATAAAGTTAGGTGCAGGTGTATTGGGGGGATGCCGTACCATTTTGGGATACTCCATTCAATACAGTGCTGAAAGAAAACAGTTTGGGCAGGCCATCAATTCTTTTGGTGCCATTCAGGCCAAATTGGCAGAAATGGCTGTAAAGACCTATGCTTGTGAATCCCTTTGTTACCGAGCCGGTCAAGATATTGAAGACAGAATAGATGCGCTGATTAAAGAAGGTATGGAACCCAACAAGGCCAAATTGAAAGGTGTGGAACAATTTGCCATTGAATGTGCCATTGCCAAAGTTCATGGTTCGGAAGTACTCGATTATGTAACTGATCAAGGCGTACAAATTTATGGGGGCATGGGTTATTCTGCCGATGCACCAATGGAGCGAGCTTTTAGAGATGCACGAATTTCTCGCATATATGAAGGAACCAATGAAATCAATCGAATTTTAATGGTAGGTATGTTACTAAAACGCGCCATGAAAGGAGAAATAGATATTTTGGGTCCGGCTATGGAAGTTTCAAAAGAGTTGACTTCAGTGCCTAGTTTTGGAAGTACCGATTCCTCCCAACCATTGAGTATTGAGAAAGAAACCCTAAAAAAGTTAAAAAAAGTTTTCCTAATGATAGGAGGGAAAGCAGCTCAGGATCTAGGAAGCAAAATGGAAGAGGAACAGGAAATTATGATGAATTTGGCAGACATTATGATTGAAATTTATGCTGCGGAATCTACCCTTTTGAGAACAGAAAACTTGCTGTTTAAAGAGGGTGAGGAGGCTGTTAAATTCCAATTAGCTGCTACTAAAATTTATCTGTATGAAGCAGTAGAGAAAATTCAATCTGCAGGAAAAGAGGCCATTATGTCTTTTACTAAAGGGGATGAGCAAAAAATGCTTTTAATGGGTCTGAAACGCTTTACTAAATACGACAATGTTAATACGAAATTCCTGCGTCGTGAAATTGCATCTGCATTAATTTCTAAAGGAAAATATTTCTTTTTCCATGCGTAA
- a CDS encoding peptide-methionine (S)-S-oxide reductase, giving the protein MNKLTIGLGGGCHWCTEGVFKSVKGVVAVKQGWISSESPNQEGSEAVLIHYDMDLIKLPLLIAIHLHSHSCTSNHVFRKKYRSAIYVFNGGQKAESLSTIKIMQKEFDHPILTKVLNFVSFKENKEEFLDYYYKNPELPFCTKYIEPKLKALKDRFQSAMLNETTEK; this is encoded by the coding sequence ATGAACAAGTTGACAATAGGACTCGGAGGGGGATGCCACTGGTGCACAGAAGGTGTATTCAAATCCGTTAAAGGAGTAGTCGCCGTCAAACAAGGCTGGATTTCATCTGAAAGCCCAAATCAAGAGGGCTCAGAAGCCGTACTGATTCATTATGACATGGATCTGATTAAATTGCCCTTGTTAATTGCCATTCATTTACACAGTCATAGTTGTACTAGCAATCACGTATTTAGAAAAAAATACAGGTCAGCTATATATGTATTCAATGGTGGACAAAAAGCGGAAAGTTTGTCAACTATTAAAATAATGCAAAAGGAATTTGATCATCCAATTCTAACCAAAGTGCTTAACTTTGTTTCCTTTAAAGAAAATAAGGAAGAATTTTTGGATTATTATTACAAAAACCCGGAACTTCCCTTTTGCACCAAGTACATAGAACCAAAACTAAAAGCATTAAAAGATCGTTTTCAAAGTGCAATGCTGAATGAAACAACTGAAAAATAG
- a CDS encoding peroxiredoxin family protein, with translation MKTQTLAVLFLFFMSHSLLAQEKVKDFSLPAVGDEKPFVLSEAKGKYVALHFLLKTECPYCIRHTNDYVEKTAGLDDVIQVFIKPDTDEEILEWAENLEEDSFTIYRDVDAQLADELGIPGGYSFHNQLVHYPALILIGPDGKEVYRYIGKKNSDRLSVKKFMAVLEELQK, from the coding sequence ATGAAAACACAAACACTAGCAGTACTCTTCTTATTCTTTATGTCTCACAGTTTATTGGCCCAAGAAAAAGTAAAAGACTTTTCACTCCCAGCTGTCGGAGATGAAAAACCATTTGTTTTAAGTGAGGCCAAAGGAAAATACGTTGCCTTGCATTTTCTCCTTAAAACAGAATGTCCTTATTGTATCAGACACACCAACGATTATGTAGAGAAAACCGCCGGCTTGGATGATGTAATTCAAGTTTTTATCAAACCAGACACAGATGAAGAAATTTTGGAGTGGGCAGAAAACTTGGAAGAAGACAGTTTTACAATTTATAGAGATGTTGATGCACAATTGGCAGATGAATTGGGGATTCCGGGTGGTTATTCCTTCCACAACCAATTGGTTCACTACCCGGCTTTAATTTTAATAGGTCCTGATGGAAAAGAAGTGTACAGGTATATAGGAAAGAAGAACTCAGATAGGTTGTCTGTCAAAAAGTTTATGGCAGTTTTGGAAGAATTGCAAAAGTAA